From the genome of Candidatus Terasakiella magnetica, one region includes:
- a CDS encoding transglycosylase SLT domain-containing protein, whose protein sequence is MKIKQKKTAKTIIALSFIISFWSVSQTASANECLREIKQIKNPMLQKLLLAIGKQESRFSPYVVRLGKESHWAKSKAEAKRLVESFTGKLSDVDVGCMQINLHYHKEAISLDDMLTPAKNVRFALSLLARNYKEYGNWTHAIAHYNAGNCEKQAQYVCAIGKKLAHLYGLPDKECPAYNKPKSCTR, encoded by the coding sequence ATGAAAATAAAGCAAAAAAAGACAGCAAAAACCATAATAGCTCTTAGTTTTATTATCTCTTTTTGGTCCGTTTCACAAACGGCTTCAGCCAATGAGTGTTTAAGGGAGATAAAACAAATAAAAAACCCGATGTTGCAAAAACTATTGCTGGCGATTGGTAAGCAAGAAAGTCGTTTTTCTCCCTATGTCGTTAGATTAGGGAAGGAGTCCCATTGGGCAAAATCAAAAGCAGAGGCAAAAAGACTTGTTGAAAGCTTCACAGGTAAACTCTCTGACGTGGATGTGGGATGTATGCAAATCAATTTACACTATCATAAAGAGGCGATCAGCCTAGACGATATGCTCACTCCGGCAAAGAATGTTCGTTTTGCTTTAAGCCTACTTGCACGAAACTATAAAGAATATGGCAATTGGACACATGCCATTGCCCATTACAATGCAGGAAATTGTGAAAAACAAGCACAATATGTTTGCGCCATAGGTAAGAAACTAGCTCATCTCTATGGCCTGCCAGATAAAGAATGCCCTGCTTATAACAAACCTAAAAGCTGTACTCGTTAA
- a CDS encoding LamG domain-containing protein, with product MKKLILLFLASLIITGNVSNISSDVVRQLYNNFKTSQQFETETHVQSVIQVLAQSLSDSDSDNTLEAPAFIEANHAPTGGGALPETILGIKKDGWNRSLGYCVYDHGTTNSSTGRIDGQTTPDPGGISFAVVSSGANRTFDSTCADLALGSAVGDDRADFMPLGVSDAAFILASGGGTPTTSGSGTDTGSDEGDGGTTVPGGGVTLPGSSTYSVAGAALFDGSTGYLSWVPSTAGSRKVFTISAWVRKGQGTQQVIANANNAGLTSYLFVRFQDTGVIRIKELSGGTTEMYLQTNALYRDNAWYHVVFEVDTTQTTASERQKLYVNGERVTSFSTEDAYSLNFQSQWNNTETHNIGRYTSGIKYLNGYVAEFQNGFGTVTDFGEFTSSTGAWDPITYSADFGSNGFHLDFADSTDLGKDVSGNANHWSVHGGVTPVGNSPTDSAATFNPLDIGNTSAVFSNGNRTVDSTTSGQGITPATLAINDIDQVHFEFEVDASTSNIQLLFMDPSDNGTRNGVSLQSAGNIANYVNGSLGSTYGSWSVGDRFTFEVDTSAKTFTIDQNGTEIVSETYTTTAQLFPAIRDGSGSNRGVVTANFSENEFVDTPDTGFKALTTANLSLPTSKLSDHFVQGTYKGNGTSQTILFGDGVDWGDDDSLIIVKNLTAARSWKIVDSLRGNGETLDFSGTTEEKYKSNSITNLTGTGFDLSTENNTNAANENFVYYALKAGSSSSRVTGTTNHGKAYTVSANPEFGFSTVTYKGSGSAGHEVPHGLSQDVGMSIVKSRIAGGWYIYHHELGATKFISFDEYYAFTSSGPWNNTEPSETIFTLGKGSSTNSNNVDFIAYVFAKDSPYIKTYEMIANGTSNNVFVPLQGASVWNLHKNSLIKDWWSLYDRARNPSNPVTGWLAPNDPSAGGYLSSDKGKDFHHNGIKEHNTSTNGTYIGLAIVDPHQIGRGQ from the coding sequence ATGAAAAAGTTAATCCTCCTTTTTCTCGCAAGCCTGATCATTACAGGTAATGTCTCCAACATCAGTAGTGATGTTGTTCGACAGCTCTATAATAACTTTAAAACAAGCCAACAGTTTGAAACTGAAACCCATGTTCAGTCCGTTATTCAGGTTCTAGCCCAGAGCCTAAGTGATAGCGATAGTGACAACACTCTTGAAGCACCAGCCTTTATAGAGGCAAACCATGCCCCAACAGGGGGCGGCGCACTGCCTGAGACGATCTTAGGCATTAAGAAAGATGGCTGGAACCGCAGTCTTGGTTATTGTGTTTATGATCATGGCACAACAAATAGCTCAACAGGCCGCATAGACGGCCAAACAACGCCCGATCCCGGTGGAATTTCCTTTGCAGTGGTCTCATCTGGGGCCAATCGCACTTTTGACAGTACATGTGCAGACCTTGCATTAGGCAGCGCCGTTGGTGACGATAGAGCTGACTTTATGCCCTTGGGTGTGTCCGATGCAGCCTTTATTCTGGCTTCAGGTGGCGGAACGCCCACAACAAGTGGTTCAGGGACAGATACTGGTTCAGATGAAGGGGATGGCGGTACAACTGTTCCCGGTGGCGGCGTTACTCTTCCCGGTAGCTCGACCTATAGCGTCGCAGGCGCTGCTTTGTTCGATGGGTCTACGGGGTATTTATCTTGGGTGCCTTCAACTGCGGGAAGCCGCAAAGTATTTACAATTTCTGCATGGGTAAGAAAGGGGCAAGGTACTCAACAGGTAATTGCAAATGCAAATAATGCTGGATTGACGAGCTATTTATTTGTTCGTTTTCAAGATACAGGTGTCATCCGTATTAAAGAGTTATCTGGCGGTACAACAGAAATGTACCTTCAGACCAATGCCCTTTACCGTGATAATGCATGGTATCATGTTGTTTTTGAAGTCGATACCACACAAACCACGGCGTCTGAACGTCAAAAGTTATATGTAAATGGTGAACGTGTTACGTCATTCTCTACTGAGGATGCCTACAGTCTTAACTTTCAGTCACAATGGAATAATACAGAGACCCACAATATTGGGCGTTATACGTCTGGTATAAAATACCTAAATGGTTATGTCGCTGAATTCCAAAACGGGTTTGGGACAGTAACAGACTTTGGCGAATTCACCAGTTCGACGGGAGCTTGGGACCCTATTACCTATTCTGCTGATTTTGGCTCCAACGGGTTTCATTTAGATTTTGCCGATTCAACTGATCTTGGAAAAGACGTTTCAGGTAATGCAAACCATTGGAGTGTTCATGGTGGGGTGACGCCAGTAGGAAACTCCCCCACTGATAGTGCAGCAACCTTTAATCCTTTGGATATCGGTAACACAAGCGCAGTGTTCTCAAACGGCAACCGTACTGTGGATAGCACGACATCGGGCCAAGGCATTACCCCTGCAACCCTAGCAATTAATGATATTGATCAGGTTCATTTTGAGTTTGAGGTGGATGCAAGTACCAGCAATATTCAATTGCTCTTTATGGACCCATCCGATAACGGGACTAGAAACGGTGTGTCACTACAAAGTGCAGGTAATATCGCAAATTATGTTAATGGCTCGTTAGGGTCAACATACGGTAGTTGGTCTGTGGGGGATCGTTTCACTTTTGAGGTGGATACGTCTGCAAAGACTTTCACAATCGACCAAAACGGCACTGAAATCGTATCGGAAACATACACGACTACAGCGCAATTGTTCCCCGCAATTCGTGATGGTTCGGGTTCCAATCGTGGGGTTGTTACAGCAAATTTCTCAGAAAATGAATTTGTAGATACACCTGACACAGGTTTCAAAGCCCTCACAACAGCAAACCTAAGCCTCCCGACCAGTAAGCTTTCTGACCACTTCGTCCAAGGCACCTATAAAGGTAACGGTACCTCTCAAACCATCCTCTTTGGCGATGGAGTGGATTGGGGAGATGATGATTCTTTAATTATTGTCAAAAACCTAACCGCAGCACGCAGTTGGAAAATTGTTGATAGTCTCCGTGGAAACGGAGAAACACTTGATTTCAGTGGAACGACAGAAGAAAAATACAAAAGTAATTCAATAACAAACCTAACTGGTACAGGGTTTGACTTAAGTACTGAGAATAATACAAACGCGGCTAATGAAAACTTTGTCTATTACGCCTTAAAAGCGGGTTCATCTAGCTCACGTGTTACAGGTACAACAAATCACGGGAAAGCTTATACCGTAAGTGCCAATCCTGAATTTGGCTTTTCCACAGTAACCTATAAAGGTTCAGGCTCTGCGGGGCATGAAGTTCCCCATGGACTTTCCCAAGACGTTGGGATGTCTATAGTTAAGTCACGGATTGCTGGGGGATGGTACATTTACCATCATGAACTTGGTGCAACTAAGTTCATCTCTTTTGATGAATATTACGCTTTTACGAGTTCAGGGCCTTGGAACAATACTGAGCCATCAGAAACAATATTCACTCTTGGTAAGGGCTCCTCAACAAACAGTAATAATGTAGATTTTATTGCCTATGTCTTCGCCAAAGATAGCCCATATATAAAAACCTATGAGATGATCGCAAATGGAACATCTAATAATGTTTTTGTTCCTTTGCAGGGTGCATCTGTCTGGAATTTACATAAAAACTCATTGATTAAAGATTGGTGGAGTTTATACGACCGGGCAAGAAACCCAAGTAATCCAGTAACCGGATGGCTTGCTCCTAATGATCCATCTGCTGGCGGTTATCTTAGCTCTGATAAAGGTAAGGATTTCCATCATAACGGCATTAAAGAACATAATACCTCAACAAATGGCACATACATTGGCCTCGCCATCGTAGACCCTCACCAAATTGGCAGAGGGCAATAA